The Chondrinema litorale genome includes a window with the following:
- the tatC gene encoding twin-arginine translocase subunit TatC: MENKKHPLSYGGEMTFLDHLEELRWHLIRSVIALVVFFILAFSFPEFFFETIIMGPSKIEFVSYQMFCNISNTLGIPDLCIDELGFSVQNRKMSGQFTMHIFYSLITAVVFTFPYIFWEIWRFVKPGLYEKEIKATNGATIFVSFLFLIGISFGYFIVSPIAINFLGNYQIVYGGSIINEIDLTSYVETVAMLVLSCGIAFQLPIVIFFLSQIGLVTPQMLKALRKHAIVVILIISAIITPPEPMSQIFLALPLYLLYEFSIMISSVVVDKEAAKENLNNFLSVIWCFTVLGFSAQLEKKKSKAYYSMSK, encoded by the coding sequence ATGGAAAACAAAAAACATCCCTTGTCTTATGGAGGTGAAATGACATTTTTAGATCATCTTGAAGAATTAAGATGGCACTTAATAAGGTCTGTAATTGCACTCGTAGTTTTTTTTATTTTAGCCTTCTCATTTCCAGAATTCTTTTTTGAAACAATCATAATGGGACCTTCAAAAATAGAATTTGTCTCTTATCAAATGTTCTGCAATATCAGTAACACATTGGGGATTCCTGATCTATGTATTGATGAATTAGGGTTTAGTGTGCAAAACAGAAAAATGTCTGGGCAATTCACGATGCATATTTTCTATTCACTAATCACAGCAGTTGTATTTACCTTCCCTTATATTTTTTGGGAGATATGGAGATTTGTAAAACCCGGTTTGTACGAAAAAGAAATTAAAGCAACTAATGGCGCGACTATTTTTGTTTCATTCTTATTTTTAATAGGTATTTCGTTTGGCTACTTTATAGTTTCACCAATTGCAATTAACTTTTTAGGAAATTACCAAATAGTATATGGTGGCAGCATTATTAATGAAATCGATTTAACTTCTTATGTCGAAACTGTAGCAATGCTAGTTTTGAGTTGTGGTATAGCTTTTCAGTTACCAATTGTAATATTTTTCCTTTCACAAATAGGATTAGTCACACCACAGATGCTAAAAGCTCTGAGAAAACATGCCATTGTAGTAATATTGATAATTAGTGCAATCATTACTCCACCAGAGCCTATGTCTCAAATCTTTCTTGCACTACCCTTATACTTATTATATGAATTTAGCATAATGATCTCATCCGTTGTAGTTGACAAAGAAGCTGCAAAAGAAAACTTAAACAATTTTTTAAGTGTAATATGGTGCTTTACAGTATTGGGATTCTCCGCACAATTAGAAAAGAAAAAATCAAAAGCATATTACTCAATGAGTAAATAG
- a CDS encoding M13 family metallopeptidase — MRQLLILILAVISLQACNKSPEKKIVEIKGIDPSLRPGDNFFRYANGIWYDSAQIPSNQAGVGAYMFMNFPQRMRLLGILDSISKGDFPKGSVEQKVGDFYASGMDTAAINKLGYEPIKPIFAEIDAISDIPSLMKYVANAAKVYNNSIIGFRVSPDDKNSSMNIASVHQTGIGLPERGYYFKLDSSTTTIQQAYKTYLTALFKLTGSPSAEAVMNTEMVYDIEKQIARSHRTRVELRDVKANYNKLAVTELEKMHPNIAWPTLLVNLGAQTDSIDVGQPAYYEKLNELLSTIPVSDWKVYLKAQSLTNFADYLSQPFVDASFEYSKILTGQSVQKSRGEIITSAVDRNLGDALAQLYVKQYFPEEAKKRMLVLVNNVQKAYAKRIDNLEWMSDSTKIKAKEKLAAITKKIGYPDKWKDYSSVEVNRDTYFENIMSALADRYQRQIDKLGKPVDKAEWFTTPPTVTAYNNPSANQIVFPAGILQPPYFDNEADDALNYGGIGFVIGHEFTHTFDDQGAQFDKEGNVKNWWTEVDYTKFKSKTKQVIDLYSTFTVLDSMHVNGAMTVGENTADIAGIAVAYDAFKMTEQGQDTTKVGGFTPDQRFFLSVARVWKVKMKDEFLHLWLHNNSHSPPMWRVNGPLMNTTPFYEAFSVTPEDKMYLPESERITIW, encoded by the coding sequence ATGAGACAGCTTTTAATTCTCATTCTTGCAGTAATCTCGTTGCAAGCATGTAACAAATCACCCGAGAAAAAAATTGTAGAAATTAAGGGTATCGATCCATCTTTACGTCCCGGAGATAACTTTTTCAGGTATGCAAATGGCATATGGTACGACTCTGCTCAAATACCATCGAACCAAGCAGGAGTAGGAGCCTATATGTTTATGAATTTCCCACAAAGAATGCGTTTATTGGGAATTTTAGATAGCATTTCTAAAGGTGATTTCCCAAAAGGTAGCGTTGAGCAAAAAGTAGGTGATTTCTATGCCTCTGGTATGGATACCGCAGCAATTAATAAGTTGGGGTACGAGCCTATCAAACCTATTTTCGCTGAGATTGATGCGATTTCTGACATTCCATCTCTAATGAAATATGTAGCTAATGCAGCAAAAGTCTATAACAATTCAATTATTGGCTTTCGAGTTTCTCCAGATGATAAAAATAGTAGCATGAACATAGCCAGTGTGCATCAAACTGGAATTGGTTTACCAGAAAGAGGCTACTATTTTAAATTAGATTCATCGACTACAACCATCCAACAAGCTTATAAAACGTATCTAACTGCACTGTTTAAACTTACTGGAAGCCCAAGTGCTGAAGCAGTAATGAATACAGAGATGGTTTATGATATTGAAAAGCAGATTGCTCGTTCGCATAGAACTAGGGTGGAACTTCGTGATGTAAAAGCTAATTATAATAAATTGGCAGTTACAGAGCTTGAGAAAATGCATCCGAATATAGCTTGGCCAACATTACTAGTAAATTTAGGTGCTCAAACAGATTCTATTGATGTAGGGCAACCTGCTTATTATGAAAAACTAAATGAGCTGCTCAGTACAATTCCTGTATCAGATTGGAAAGTATATTTAAAAGCACAATCGCTTACCAACTTTGCTGATTATTTAAGTCAACCTTTTGTAGATGCTTCGTTTGAATATTCTAAAATACTTACTGGGCAATCGGTACAAAAATCTCGTGGTGAAATTATTACCAGTGCTGTAGATCGCAATTTAGGTGATGCATTGGCGCAGTTGTATGTGAAGCAATATTTCCCAGAAGAAGCAAAGAAAAGAATGCTGGTTTTGGTAAATAATGTGCAAAAAGCTTATGCAAAAAGAATCGATAACCTTGAATGGATGAGCGATAGCACAAAGATAAAAGCAAAAGAAAAGCTTGCTGCTATTACTAAGAAAATTGGTTATCCTGATAAGTGGAAAGATTACAGCAGTGTAGAGGTGAATAGAGATACCTATTTTGAAAATATCATGTCGGCTTTGGCAGATAGATATCAGCGTCAGATTGATAAATTAGGAAAACCAGTAGATAAAGCTGAATGGTTTACCACGCCTCCAACGGTTACGGCTTACAATAATCCATCTGCTAATCAAATAGTTTTTCCTGCTGGTATTTTGCAACCTCCTTACTTCGATAACGAAGCTGATGATGCACTTAACTATGGTGGTATTGGCTTTGTAATTGGTCATGAATTTACCCATACTTTTGATGACCAAGGTGCACAGTTTGATAAAGAAGGTAATGTAAAAAACTGGTGGACAGAAGTAGATTACACAAAGTTTAAATCTAAAACAAAGCAAGTAATCGATTTGTATAGCACATTTACAGTATTAGACAGTATGCATGTAAATGGTGCAATGACTGTGGGAGAAAACACCGCAGATATTGCAGGGATTGCTGTTGCCTACGATGCATTTAAGATGACTGAGCAAGGGCAGGACACTACCAAGGTAGGAGGTTTTACACCAGATCAGCGATTCTTCCTTTCAGTTGCTAGAGTTTGGAAGGTAAAAATGAAAGATGAGTTCTTACATTTATGGCTGCACAACAATTCGCATTCACCACCAATGTGGCGTGTAAATGGTCCGTTGATGAACACAACTCCATTCTATGAAGCATTTAGTGTAACTCCAGAAGATAAGATGTATTTACCAGAAAGTGAAAGAATAACTATTTGGTAA
- a CDS encoding ABC-F family ATP-binding cassette domain-containing protein, which produces MITVQNISLQYGKRVLFDEVNIKFAGNNCYGVIGANGAGKSTFLKILAGEISPNSGSVSIEPGKRMAVLKQNHFEFDEFSVLDTVLMGHTKLWQIIKEKEEVYARPDFSEADGIRASELEAQFAEMDGWNAESDAAALLSGLGITEADHYNPLKELSGTHKVRVLLAQALFGNPDVLVLDEPTNDLDLQTVTWLEDFLLDFKNTVIVVSHDRHFLDTVCTHIVDIDFGAIKLFTGNYSFWYQSSQLALAQRSSANKKAEAKKKELQEFIARFSANASKSKQATSRRKLLDKINVDDIQPSNRKYPAIIFTPDREAGDQILKVENLSKSLGDEVLFKGLDFNVNKGDKIAFLSKDSMALTALFQILNEELEADSGDYQFGQTITKAYLPNENEEYFNVDYNLIDWLRQYAPGEKDEVYMRGFLGKMLFSGQESLKQANVLSGGEKVRCMISRMMLTGANLLILDEPTNHLDLESITAFNNGLRDFPGTVLFTSHDHEFTHTVANRIIEISPNGYLDKLMAYDDYISDEGILAQREELYK; this is translated from the coding sequence ATGATTACAGTCCAGAATATTTCTTTACAGTATGGAAAAAGAGTCCTCTTTGATGAGGTTAATATAAAATTTGCAGGCAACAATTGCTATGGAGTAATTGGTGCGAATGGAGCAGGAAAATCTACATTTTTAAAAATATTAGCAGGAGAAATTAGCCCTAACTCTGGTTCGGTTAGTATTGAACCAGGCAAAAGAATGGCGGTTTTAAAGCAAAATCACTTTGAGTTTGATGAATTCAGCGTTTTGGATACGGTGCTTATGGGGCACACCAAACTTTGGCAAATAATCAAAGAGAAAGAAGAAGTATATGCTAGACCTGATTTTTCCGAAGCAGATGGAATTCGCGCATCGGAACTAGAAGCACAATTTGCCGAAATGGATGGTTGGAATGCAGAATCTGACGCAGCGGCACTACTTAGCGGCTTAGGCATTACCGAAGCAGATCATTATAATCCGTTAAAAGAGTTGAGTGGTACGCACAAAGTACGTGTGCTACTTGCACAAGCACTCTTTGGAAATCCAGATGTTTTGGTACTTGATGAACCTACTAACGATTTAGATTTACAGACAGTAACTTGGTTAGAAGACTTCCTATTAGACTTTAAAAATACAGTAATTGTTGTCTCTCACGATAGGCACTTTTTAGATACTGTTTGTACTCATATCGTAGATATCGACTTTGGTGCAATTAAGTTATTTACAGGTAACTATTCATTTTGGTATCAGTCTAGCCAATTGGCATTGGCTCAACGTTCGTCTGCTAACAAAAAGGCTGAGGCTAAAAAGAAAGAACTACAAGAGTTTATTGCCAGATTTAGTGCGAATGCTTCTAAATCTAAACAGGCTACATCGAGAAGAAAACTGTTAGATAAAATTAATGTTGATGACATTCAACCTTCTAACAGAAAGTATCCAGCAATCATCTTTACTCCAGACAGAGAAGCTGGCGACCAAATTTTGAAAGTAGAAAATTTGAGTAAGTCATTAGGTGACGAAGTCCTTTTTAAAGGTTTGGATTTCAATGTTAATAAAGGAGATAAAATTGCATTTCTGAGTAAAGACAGCATGGCACTTACTGCTTTATTCCAAATTCTTAATGAAGAACTAGAAGCAGATTCGGGTGACTATCAGTTTGGGCAAACAATTACTAAAGCATACCTGCCAAACGAAAACGAAGAATATTTTAATGTCGATTATAATCTAATCGATTGGCTAAGACAATACGCACCAGGTGAAAAAGACGAAGTGTATATGAGAGGCTTTTTAGGCAAAATGCTTTTCTCAGGTCAAGAGTCGCTCAAGCAAGCCAATGTACTTTCGGGAGGTGAAAAAGTGCGTTGTATGATTTCTAGAATGATGCTTACAGGTGCGAATCTTTTGATATTGGATGAACCAACAAACCACTTAGATTTGGAATCGATCACTGCATTTAATAATGGCTTGAGAGATTTCCCTGGCACAGTACTGTTTACATCGCATGACCATGAGTTTACACATACAGTTGCCAATCGTATTATCGAAATTTCTCCTAATGGCTATTTAGATAAATTGATGGCTTACGATGATTATATCTCAGACGAGGGTATACTTGCTCAGCGCGAAGAGTTATATAAATAA
- a CDS encoding putative porin: MKKISLTVLLFLMPVALFAQLDSLISKLSFESDFRFRIEQDWNSKKSDGTYRDDRTRFRYRLRAGITYAEKWYNTGFRIRTGNPNKQQDPQLTLGEGFKEFGTLPIGLEKLYFVGKWSTFEFSLGKNTYPFEKNNELFWSDNVFPEGVFVGKNFPVKSNIIDAVNIKAGHFIMSASGASFNQDAYFQGLQMHIAFLKNRFEIFPSLYLFKNIPNIPDGNETYEIDYSIFHIGTRLQLLRTAPLKVEFDYYNNFQDYTQNDSIPSNLKGQNTGFVLGLKYGKLSEKGKWILEASYAYLQQYSAVDFMAQNDWARWDYSSSGSPDGRLTNLKGIELVLGFMIDKKAILKMKYYVVEQLVPYGISKETGSRIRLDLDVQL; encoded by the coding sequence ATGAAAAAAATTTCCCTTACGGTGTTATTGTTTTTAATGCCTGTAGCCTTATTTGCTCAACTAGATTCACTTATATCTAAATTGAGTTTTGAATCTGATTTTCGATTCCGAATCGAACAAGATTGGAATTCTAAAAAGTCTGATGGTACCTATCGAGACGATCGTACAAGGTTTCGTTATCGCTTAAGAGCTGGAATAACGTATGCAGAAAAATGGTACAACACTGGTTTTAGAATAAGAACAGGAAACCCAAACAAACAACAAGACCCACAATTAACTTTAGGCGAAGGATTTAAAGAGTTTGGAACCTTGCCTATCGGCTTAGAAAAATTATACTTTGTTGGTAAATGGTCAACTTTTGAATTTTCATTAGGTAAAAACACTTACCCTTTCGAAAAGAATAATGAGCTATTTTGGAGTGATAATGTTTTCCCCGAAGGTGTTTTTGTAGGGAAAAATTTTCCAGTTAAATCAAACATAATAGATGCTGTAAACATAAAAGCAGGTCATTTTATTATGTCGGCTTCAGGTGCATCATTCAATCAAGATGCTTACTTTCAAGGTTTGCAAATGCATATTGCTTTTTTGAAAAATCGCTTCGAAATATTTCCATCATTATACCTATTTAAAAATATACCTAACATTCCAGATGGAAATGAAACTTATGAAATAGATTATTCTATATTTCATATAGGTACTAGGCTACAACTACTGCGAACAGCACCACTAAAAGTGGAGTTTGATTACTATAACAACTTTCAAGATTATACCCAAAATGATTCAATCCCCTCTAATTTGAAAGGACAAAATACAGGTTTTGTATTGGGCTTAAAGTATGGAAAACTATCAGAAAAAGGCAAGTGGATATTAGAAGCCAGTTATGCCTACCTACAACAATATTCGGCTGTAGATTTTATGGCACAAAACGATTGGGCTAGGTGGGATTATTCCTCTTCAGGCTCACCAGATGGCAGACTCACCAACCTTAAAGGAATTGAATTAGTACTAGGTTTTATGATTGATAAAAAAGCGATTCTCAAAATGAAATATTATGTCGTAGAACAATTAGTCCCTTATGGAATCTCTAAAGAAACCGGCAGTAGAATTCGACTAGATTTAGATGTGCAGTTGTAA
- a CDS encoding amidohydrolase family protein, which produces MKFYSPTLLIALLLLTTCTKTSNETNTPKSTELYKGPIIDMHIHSIEENELSPDSMAMCLPLSTIVEHYDPKDEYGDIFWGNFSNPDCENPIWSPTTYDAYIERLKGQIDKYQLNAIVNGAIPTNQKLIDYFPDKLQHALQFRINRDSISVDSIKTLLQKFDIKVLSEITNQYGGIAPNDPRMFPYYELAQELDIPVGIHMGSGLPGTPLFLYPDYRVEFSNPLLLEDVLKKFPKLRIAVMHYGEPFIDEMIAMMVSYPQLYVEIGGIMWAYPKEYFYEYHLKKLVLAGFGKRILFGSDMIIWPELIGESISIINEAPFLSYEQKADIFYNNAVRFLRLNSIDN; this is translated from the coding sequence ATGAAATTTTATTCCCCAACTTTGTTGATAGCTCTTCTATTGCTAACAACTTGTACAAAAACTAGTAATGAAACAAACACCCCTAAAAGCACCGAACTTTATAAAGGACCTATAATAGATATGCATATACATTCCATAGAAGAAAATGAGCTAAGTCCAGATTCTATGGCGATGTGTTTGCCTTTGTCTACGATAGTAGAACACTATGATCCCAAAGATGAATATGGGGATATATTCTGGGGAAATTTTAGTAATCCAGATTGTGAAAATCCAATTTGGTCTCCCACTACTTATGATGCATATATTGAAAGACTTAAAGGTCAAATTGATAAATACCAACTCAACGCAATTGTGAATGGGGCAATACCTACAAACCAAAAACTGATTGACTATTTCCCAGATAAACTTCAACATGCTTTGCAGTTCCGGATTAATAGAGACAGTATTTCTGTTGATAGTATCAAGACGCTACTTCAAAAATTTGATATTAAAGTACTTAGCGAAATCACAAATCAGTATGGTGGAATAGCTCCAAATGACCCACGTATGTTTCCTTATTATGAGTTGGCGCAAGAACTCGATATTCCAGTAGGTATACATATGGGTAGTGGTTTGCCCGGTACTCCATTATTTCTTTATCCAGATTATAGAGTGGAATTCTCTAATCCATTATTGTTGGAAGATGTGTTAAAGAAGTTTCCCAAACTTAGGATTGCAGTAATGCATTATGGAGAGCCTTTTATCGATGAGATGATAGCCATGATGGTTTCTTATCCGCAATTGTATGTTGAAATTGGAGGTATCATGTGGGCTTATCCTAAAGAATACTTTTATGAATATCATCTCAAAAAATTGGTTTTGGCAGGTTTTGGAAAGCGAATTCTATTCGGTTCTGATATGATTATCTGGCCAGAATTAATAGGTGAATCTATCTCGATTATTAATGAAGCACCCTTCTTAAGTTATGAACAAAAGGCAGATATATTTTATAATAATGCAGTAAGGTTTCTGCGACTTAATTCAATCGATAATTAA